The genomic DNA GGCGTCGCATCGGACCGCGCCCGCCCGCTCCCACACCCGGGAAAAGGGCCGCTGCGGCCGGGAACACCGCGTAGCCTGCGCGGCTGTGGACAGGGAACGCAGCGCTCGGCAGCTCCGGCTGATCGGTGAGACGGTGGAGATCGCGAAGGCCCTCGGGGTGGAGGTGTGGCTCCGCGGGGGTTGGGCCATGGATTTCTTCATCGGCGAGGTCACGCGTGACCATACGGACATCGACTGGTTCGCCTGGGCGAAGGACGCCTCTCCTCTGACCGCAGCTCTGCTGCGTTCCGGCTATGAGCCCCTGTCCGGGCCACCTGCCGACCAGCAGCTCGATTTCCGCAAGCAGGGCGTGGAGAGCAGCTTCGCGCTTCTGGCCGAGGACGGGCTGGGGCGCGTCGTGGTCGCCGGTGGTCCCTGGGCCGGGGAAGTGTGGCCGGAGGGCATGCTCGACGCTTCCGTCGGCCGCGTCGGGGCGCTGCGGTGCCGGGTCATCAGTCCCCGTGCCCAGATCGAGATCAAGCGGATGATGCCCGTCTGGGTCCCGGGGCTGGTCCGCCGTACGAAGGACGCCGAGGACATCGCCCGGTTGGAGGCGGCCCTGCGCGAGCAGGGCACCGGTCCGGCATGAGGGCTTGAAGGCGCGTGGTCGCCTCCGTCTCCGCGAGGACCTCTCCCCCTTCGGAACACCGCGAGGCCAAGAGGACCGCCGAGTCCGGGCCGACCGGGCACGGTCCGCCCCGGAGCCTGACCGGGCCTGCCGGCTTCCTGGTATCCGGCGGCGCCCGGGGGTTGACCGTACGGGCGCCGAAGCCTCCGGGTGCGGGGCGGACGCGCGGGGCTGGACGGCCGGACGCGAGGGGCCTCGGCGGGGGCGGATGAGCCGGATGAGCGGAAGACCGGAGGGGGCCGGATGAGCGGGGGTGCGGGGGCGCGGGAGAGCGGGGGCGCGGGATAAACCCTGCGGGCGGTCCGGGGGTGCGCTACGGTGCACCCATGAGACGAGACGGTACGTCTCGTCTAGATGGTGATCCGATCACCTCCGAGGGGAGCACCCGTGCACCGTGAGCACTTCGTCGACGCCGCGCCCGGCGTCCGGCTGTGGGTCGAGGAGCGGGGGGACCCCGAGGCGTCCGCGCTCCTGCTGGTCATGGGCGCGCAGGCGTCCGGACTCGGCTGGCCCGACGAGCTGGTGGACGCGCTGGCCGCGCACCACCGGGTCATCCGGTACGACCACCGCGACACCGGCCGCTCCACCTGGTCGTACGAGACGGAGCCGTACGCGATCACCGACCTCGCGGACGACGCGCTGGCGGTGCTGGACGGGCTGGGGGTGGGACGGGCCCACGTCGTGGGCATGTCCCTGGGCGGCATGCTGGCCCAGCTCCTCCTCGCCGACCACCCGGAGCGGGTCCGCACCGCCACCCTCATCGGCACCTGCGCGCTCAGCACCACCCCGTACACCGCGCCGGACGGGACCGCCACGCCCGTCGAGGAGCTGCCGCCCGTCGACCCGCGCATCCTGGAGATGTGGGCCCGCCTGCCCGAGGGCCCCGGCCCGGAGGGCGGTCCGGAAGGCGACCTGGACCGGCGGGTCGAGCACTGGCGGCTGCTGAACGGCGACGCGATCCCGTTCGACGCGGAGGCCGCGCGGGACATGGAGCGGCGCGTGCTCGCGCACACCGGGCACGCCCGGGTCGGTACCGCGCACGGACGGGCCGACCACTCGGGGATGCTCCGCACCGAGGCGCTCGCCGCGACCGACGTGCCGACGCTGGTCGTGTCCGCCCCGGCCGAACCCGTCTTCCCGCCGCCGCACGCGCAGCACCTGGCGCAGGTGATCCGCGGCGCGGAGCTGGTGGAGATCCCGGGCATGGGGCACGCGCTGCCGCGACCGGTGCTGGAGCCGCTGGCGAGGGCCGTCCTGCGCCACACGGCGGCCTGACGGTACCGGCCCCGGCCGGGGCCCCGGCCCCGCGCCGACGGGTCCGCCCGGTCGCGCGGCCGGGGCCGGCGGAGCGGGGGCGCGGGGTGCGGGGCACCCGCCGTGCCGGGCCGGCAGGATGCGCCGGGGACCCGCCGCCCTCGGCGGCCCCGGGCGGAACCGCGAACGGCACGGGACGGCGCGGAGGCGGGCGGCCCCGGTCGTGGGACCGCCCGCGGCCGGGACCGCGGTCCGGCTCAGCAGTACAGGTTGGCGCCCGGGGCCACGCCCAGGATCTGCGCGAACTGCTGGTACTTCGTCACCCGGCTCTGCACCTGCGCCGGGTTCCTCCCGTCGCACTCGAGCGCGCCGTTGATGGAGCGGATCGTCTGGCCGAAGCCCGCGCCGGTCACCATCGCGTTGTGCGGGGTCATCGTGCCGGGGCCGTTCTGGGTGTTCCAGTACCACAGGCCCGTCTTCCAGGCGATGGCCGCCTCGCGTTCGACGCGGTACGGGTTGTTCAGCAGGTCGATGCCGAGCGCGTCACCGGCCGCCTTGTAGTTGAAGTTCCAGCTGAGCTGGATCGGGCCGCGCCCGTAGTAGGCGGCCTGGCCGGCGGGGCAGCCGTAGGGCTGGCTCCGGTCGCAGTAGTGGGGGTAGTTGGCGGTGTTCTGCTCCACGACGTGGACGAGGCCGCCCGTCTCGTGGCTGACGTTGGCCAGGAAGGCCGCCGCCTCCTGCCTGCTGACCGTGGCGCCGCCCGTCGTCGCGAAGGCCGGGTACGCGCCGAGCGCCGCCTTCAGCCCGCTGTAGGTGTAGAACGGGTTCCTGTTCGGGAACATCTGGTTGAACTGCGCCTCGGACACCACGAACCCGGACGGCGACGGGTCCGGTGCGGGCGTCCCGTTCCCGCAGACTCCCTGGTCGGCCCAGACCTCCGCCGTGCCGGGGCGCTCGTTCTGGGTCCACCACTTCGCCTGCCAGTTGTGGCCGCCGTACGAGGCGACGCCGCCGCCCCAGTAGACGGCCGACGAGTTCCAGGGTGTCGCGCAGTCGACGGCGGAGGCGGGGGCGGGCGGCAGGAGGGCCGTCAGACCCACCGCCATGGCGAAAGCGGCCAGCAGGGAGCCTAATCGTCGCGACATGACATCGCTCCTTCGTGTAAGGGAAGACCGCGGCCACTCCACCGCTTCGACGCGAACCCCGTCAAGGACGCCGAACCGGACAGAACGCCCCCGGCGCGGCGCGGAAGGAACGCCCCGGCACGGCACCGGAAGGAGGGCCGGAGCACGGAGCGGCGGAGGACGGCCGGGAACGGCCGGTCGTCCTCCCCGCACCCGGGCACCCGCACCGGGCGCACGCGACGGCATGGCCCCCGGCCGGCGCCCGGACCGCCCGCGGGGGAACACCCCCGGTCGCTGCCCCGACCGCCCACCGGCCCCGGCCCCGCGCGGGCACCCGGTCCGCCCGCCGGGGAGCGGGCTCCGGCCGGGGCCCCGCCGCCGGTCAGCCCGGGATCCGCAGCACCAGCAGCGCCACGTCGTCCTCGTTCTGCTCCGGCCTGGCCCGCTGGAGCAGCTCGTCCGCGAACGCCTCCACGGGCCGGCGCGCCAGCGCGGCGGCGTGCCGGCGCAGCCGGTCCAGGCCCTCGTCGAGCGAGCGGCCCGGCTCCTCGATCAGGCCGTCCGTGTACAGCAGCAGCGTCGATCCGGGCGGCAGCTCCGCCCGCGCGTCCGTACGGGCCGTCCTCCCCCGGTACTCCCCGAGGCCCAGCAGGACGCCGTGGCCCTCGGAGAGGTACCGCGCCATCCCGTCGTGCGTGACCAGCAGCGGCGGCGGGTGCCCGGCGTTGGTCCAGGACAGCTCCCACCGCCCGTCGTCCGACACGGCCATCCGGCCGAAGACCATCGTGGCCATGGTGACCTCCGCGATGTGCAGCGAAGCCTGGTCCAGCCACTCGACGATCTCGCTCGCCGGTCCCTTCTGCGCCCAGGCGTACGCGCGCAGCATGTTGCGCAGCTGCGCCATCCCCGCCGCCGCGTCCAGGTCGTGGCCGACCACGTCCCCGATGGCCAGCGCCAGCACCCCGTCGCTCAGCGTGAAGGCGTCGTACCAGTCGCCGCCGACGTGCGAGGCGTCCGGCGCGGGCAGGTACCGGGCCGTGATCCCCAGCCCGGGCACGGTCGGCATCTGCGGCAGCAGGTGGCGCTGCATGGTCTCCGCGACCTTCCGCTGCCGCTGGTAGAGGCGGGCGTTGGCCAGGGCGAGGCCGGCCCGGCGCGTGATGTCCTCCAACAGGGCCACGTCGGCCGCCGTGAACGCCTCCGACCGCTCGGACCGGCCCAGGGTGAGCGCCCCGAGGATCTCCCGCAGACCGCGGATGGGCGCGATGACCGCCGAGTGCATCCCCGTCGACTCGAACAGGCGGCGCTGCTCCAGCGCGATCCCCGAGTCCGGCGGACCCTGGTACGTCTTCGGGCCCGCCAGCGCCGACGACTCCCCGCGCAGCGCCCGCGACAGGGGCATCGGCGACTCCCCCGGCACCGGGGGCATCGGGCCCTCCAGCTCCTCCACGTGCACCAGGGCGTCGCCCCTCGCGTGCACCACGGCGGTGCGCCACACCTCGTCCGGCTCCCTGAGCAGGTCGATGACCGCCCAGTCCGCGAGCCGGGGCACCACCAGGCCCACCAGCCGGTCGAGGGCCTCGTCCACGTCGAGCGTGGACGTCAGCGTCGTGGTCGTCTCGGCCAGCAGCGCCAGCCGGTCCAGCTCCGACATCGACGCGGCGGGCCGCCGCGGGAACGGGAGGGTCGACGGGGCGGACTCGGAGGCGTCGAAGATCACCAGGGTGGCCGGTTCGCACCCGTCCCGGACCCAGGGCGTGGCCAGCCACGACAGCAGGAGCAGCGACCCGTCGCCGCGTTCCGCCCACTGGCCCGGGCCCTGGGCCGTACGGCCGGCGAGGGCGGCCTGCCGCAGCGCGCAGTGCGCCCTCGGCGTGGGGTCGCCGTGCCGGTCGCGGTGGAGCAGCTCGTGCGCGTCCCAGCCGACGAGCTGCGCGGCGGGCCGGCCCAGGAGCCGCTCGGCCGAGGTGTTGACGGCGGTGATGCGACCGCTGTCGTCCAGCAGGCAGGCGCCCGCCGTGAAGGAATCCAGCACCGGGGCGAGCACTTCCCCCGGGGGGCCGGGAACCCCTCACCGGACACGCCCGCCGTCTCCGCGGCCGTCATCTGCTCGCCTCCGCCCTGCCCGGGGACGCGCCCCGGTGCCTCTTCCCCCACTCTTCCCTACCGCCGGACGCCGACGCCCCGGCCCCTCCTCGGCGGGGACCGGACGCCGGCGCCCGCCTCGACGGAGTCGAACCCCGTACGAACTTACGGCACCGCCGCCCCCCACAGGCCCCATCGTGACCCGACGCATACCGCCGAACATCCGCGGCGGGCGAGCGGAGCGCTCGTGGAGGCCTTCGAGGGCGGACGTGGGTGCGGGGGACCTCCGACGGGGGAGGCGCGGGTGCGGCGACCCTCCGGCGGAGGGTGGGCGGAAGCCCCCCGTCCCGGCGGTCCCGGGGGACCCGCAGCACGGAGGGCTTCGCGCGGGCCGCGCCCGCGATGCCTACAGGAACGAGTTGATCTCGATCGTCTCGGTGCGGCCGGGACCGACGCCGATCGCGGAGATCGGGGCGCCCGACATCTCCTCCAGCGCCTTCACGTACGCCTGCGCGTTCTTCGGCAGGTCCGAGAAGGCCTTCGCCTTGGAGATGTCCTCCGACCAGCCCGGCAGGTACTCGTAGACCGGCTTGGCGTGGTGGAAGTCGGTCTGCGAGTACGGCAGCTCCTCGACGCGCCGGCCGTCGATCTCGTACGCCACGCACACCGGGATCCGCTCCCAGCCGGTCAGGACGTCCAGCTTGGTGAGGAAGAAGTCCGTCAGGCCGTTCACCCGGGTCGCGTAGCGGGCGATCACCGCGTCGAACCAGCCGCAGCGCCGGTCGCGGCCGGTGGTGACGCCCCGCTCGCCGCCGATGCGGCGCAGCGCTTCGCCGTCCTCGTCGAACAGCTCGGTCGGGAACGGGCCGGCGCCGACGCGGGTCGTGTACGCCTTGAGGATGCCGATCACGCGGCTGATCTTCGTCGGGCCGACGCCGGCGCCGGTGCAGGCGCCGCCGGAGGTCGGGTTCGAGGAGGTCACGAAGGGGTACGTGCCGTGGTCCACGTCGAGGAGGGTGCCCTGGCCGCCCTCGAAGAGGACGACCTTGCCCTCGTCGATCGCGTCGTTCAGGATCAGCGTCGTGTCCGCGACGAACGGCTTCAGCCGCTCCGCGTACCGGAGCATCTCCTCCACGACCTTGCCGGCCTCGATCGCGCGCCGGTTGTAGACCTTGGCGAGGAGCTGGTTCTTGACCTCCAGCGCCGCCTCGACCTTCTGGGTGAGGATCGACTCGTCGTAGAGGTCCTGGACGCGGATGCCGACGCGGTTGATCTTGTCGGCGTACGTCGGACCGATGCCGCGACCGGTCGTACCGATCTTCCGCTTGCCGAGGAACCGTTCCGTCACCTTGTCGAGGGTGACGTTGTACGGCGTGATGAGGTGGGCGTTCCCGCTGATCAGAAGCTTGGAGGTGTCGACGCCGCGCTCGTTCAGCCCGCTCAGCTCGGAGAGCAGGACGGCCGGGTCGACGACGACGCCGTTTCCGATCACGGGGGTGCATCCGGGAGAGAGGATGCCGGAGGGGAGGAGGTGCAGCGCGTACTTCTGGTCGCCCACGACGACCGTGTGGCCGGCGTTGTTGCCGCCCTGGTAGCGCACCACGTAGTCGACGGATCCACCGAGGAGGTCGGTGGCCTTCCCCTTGCCCTCGTCACCCCACTGAGCACCGAGCAGCACAAGTGCGGGCACAGGCGTACACCCCTTCCGGGCGGGGCATGTCCAAGGGGCCAGGGGCGGAGGACGTCGTACGGCGGTGTACGACGGCAACCCGAGCCGCTGGACCGGTGCCCCGGAATAGACGAAGCCCCTGGCGCAATAGCGCAAGGGGCTCTTGCACAAAGATGCTACCCGAGGAAGGACCGAGGTGTCGGCTCCCGACCAGCTCCTGGTGGTCATCGACCCGGTCGCGCGCCGCTGCGACGGCGAGTCCGTACGGATCGCGAGGGATGTGCTGTGCGGTGGCGCGGCCGCGCGGGTGTGCCTGCCCGACACCCCGCAGGAGTTCGCGCGGGCCCTGGCGCGGCGGGGCTCCCGGCGCCCCGTGGTGGTCGGCGACGACCGGGCGCTGGTGCGGGCCGTGGCCCTGCTGCACCGGGGCGGCGAGCTGGGCGGGCAGGCCCTGTCGCTGGTGCCGGTGGGGCCGCGCGAGACGGTGTGCCTCGGCGTGTCGCTGGGCGCGCCGCCCGGTGCGGTGACGGCGGCGCGGGCGGTGCTGGACGGGGTGGCGCGGCGGCTCGACCTGCTGGTGGACGACGGGGGCGGGGTGGTCGTGGGCGGGGTGCGCGTCCCGGAGGGGGCCCCGTCGCCGGAGCCCGCGGCGGCGCCCGAGGACCGCTTCCGCCCGTCGGGCGGCCGGGCGCCGGTGCCCTCGGTGTGGGGGACCTGCCGCTCGCTGGTGCGGACGCTGGTGGGGCCGGGTGCCGGGCGGGCGCCGCGGGTGTGGGGGCAGCGGTTGCGGGTGGAGGCGGACGGGCTGCTGCTGGCCGACGGGGACGACCCGGTGGAGGGCGTGACGGTGGTGGCGCGGGACGGGGCGGCGGAGGTCGTGGTGCGTTCCCGGTCGGCCGCGCCCCGGTGGTCGGCCGCCCGCGCGGTCACCGTGTCGGGCCCGGCCGGCACGGGCTTCCGTTACCGGGCGGACGCCGAGCCGGCCGGTCCGGTGCGCAGCCGCACGTGGACGGTGCGCCCGGCCGCCTGGTCCCTGCTGGTGCCGGCGCCGACGTCGTAGGGCGTCCGGGCACGGGACCCGCTCCTCCCGGCCGGGGCACCGCTCCCGCCGGGACGACCGGGGCCGGGCGCGGGACGGCGGGGGCGGGCACGGGACGGCGGGGGCGGCGCCTGCGGCGTGCGTCACGGGGGAGGCTTTGTCCCGTCGCGCCCCCCGCGTCCCGGAACGTCGGCTTCGAGGATCGGGTTCCGGCCT from Streptomyces sp. MRC013 includes the following:
- a CDS encoding aminoglycoside adenylyltransferase, whose product is MDRERSARQLRLIGETVEIAKALGVEVWLRGGWAMDFFIGEVTRDHTDIDWFAWAKDASPLTAALLRSGYEPLSGPPADQQLDFRKQGVESSFALLAEDGLGRVVVAGGPWAGEVWPEGMLDASVGRVGALRCRVISPRAQIEIKRMMPVWVPGLVRRTKDAEDIARLEAALREQGTGPA
- a CDS encoding adenylosuccinate synthase, with product MPALVLLGAQWGDEGKGKATDLLGGSVDYVVRYQGGNNAGHTVVVGDQKYALHLLPSGILSPGCTPVIGNGVVVDPAVLLSELSGLNERGVDTSKLLISGNAHLITPYNVTLDKVTERFLGKRKIGTTGRGIGPTYADKINRVGIRVQDLYDESILTQKVEAALEVKNQLLAKVYNRRAIEAGKVVEEMLRYAERLKPFVADTTLILNDAIDEGKVVLFEGGQGTLLDVDHGTYPFVTSSNPTSGGACTGAGVGPTKISRVIGILKAYTTRVGAGPFPTELFDEDGEALRRIGGERGVTTGRDRRCGWFDAVIARYATRVNGLTDFFLTKLDVLTGWERIPVCVAYEIDGRRVEELPYSQTDFHHAKPVYEYLPGWSEDISKAKAFSDLPKNAQAYVKALEEMSGAPISAIGVGPGRTETIEINSFL
- a CDS encoding diacylglycerol kinase translates to MSAPDQLLVVIDPVARRCDGESVRIARDVLCGGAAARVCLPDTPQEFARALARRGSRRPVVVGDDRALVRAVALLHRGGELGGQALSLVPVGPRETVCLGVSLGAPPGAVTAARAVLDGVARRLDLLVDDGGGVVVGGVRVPEGAPSPEPAAAPEDRFRPSGGRAPVPSVWGTCRSLVRTLVGPGAGRAPRVWGQRLRVEADGLLLADGDDPVEGVTVVARDGAAEVVVRSRSAAPRWSAARAVTVSGPAGTGFRYRADAEPAGPVRSRTWTVRPAAWSLLVPAPTS
- a CDS encoding SpoIIE family protein phosphatase, translated to MLDSFTAGACLLDDSGRITAVNTSAERLLGRPAAQLVGWDAHELLHRDRHGDPTPRAHCALRQAALAGRTAQGPGQWAERGDGSLLLLSWLATPWVRDGCEPATLVIFDASESAPSTLPFPRRPAASMSELDRLALLAETTTTLTSTLDVDEALDRLVGLVVPRLADWAVIDLLREPDEVWRTAVVHARGDALVHVEELEGPMPPVPGESPMPLSRALRGESSALAGPKTYQGPPDSGIALEQRRLFESTGMHSAVIAPIRGLREILGALTLGRSERSEAFTAADVALLEDITRRAGLALANARLYQRQRKVAETMQRHLLPQMPTVPGLGITARYLPAPDASHVGGDWYDAFTLSDGVLALAIGDVVGHDLDAAAGMAQLRNMLRAYAWAQKGPASEIVEWLDQASLHIAEVTMATMVFGRMAVSDDGRWELSWTNAGHPPPLLVTHDGMARYLSEGHGVLLGLGEYRGRTARTDARAELPPGSTLLLYTDGLIEEPGRSLDEGLDRLRRHAAALARRPVEAFADELLQRARPEQNEDDVALLVLRIPG
- a CDS encoding glycoside hydrolase family 19 protein — translated: MSRRLGSLLAAFAMAVGLTALLPPAPASAVDCATPWNSSAVYWGGGVASYGGHNWQAKWWTQNERPGTAEVWADQGVCGNGTPAPDPSPSGFVVSEAQFNQMFPNRNPFYTYSGLKAALGAYPAFATTGGATVSRQEAAAFLANVSHETGGLVHVVEQNTANYPHYCDRSQPYGCPAGQAAYYGRGPIQLSWNFNYKAAGDALGIDLLNNPYRVEREAAIAWKTGLWYWNTQNGPGTMTPHNAMVTGAGFGQTIRSINGALECDGRNPAQVQSRVTKYQQFAQILGVAPGANLYC
- a CDS encoding alpha/beta hydrolase encodes the protein MVIRSPPRGAPVHREHFVDAAPGVRLWVEERGDPEASALLLVMGAQASGLGWPDELVDALAAHHRVIRYDHRDTGRSTWSYETEPYAITDLADDALAVLDGLGVGRAHVVGMSLGGMLAQLLLADHPERVRTATLIGTCALSTTPYTAPDGTATPVEELPPVDPRILEMWARLPEGPGPEGGPEGDLDRRVEHWRLLNGDAIPFDAEAARDMERRVLAHTGHARVGTAHGRADHSGMLRTEALAATDVPTLVVSAPAEPVFPPPHAQHLAQVIRGAELVEIPGMGHALPRPVLEPLARAVLRHTAA